Proteins encoded within one genomic window of Rhododendron vialii isolate Sample 1 chromosome 1a, ASM3025357v1:
- the LOC131301964 gene encoding putative protease Do-like 14 isoform X2, translating into MEIDSVNPWKRKSRGALKASDMDIDTKRAALKASPSVVSVVSYKGGKMMLPGSGTIIDCEEVNGTYTSTILTSTALLRSSPESNTLQDDMKVNVYLADGKSFEGHVSAHDFYLNIATISITSDVALPTASLRLLDDSLSLYPSDCNSNYFKLGPGDIVVAIGRSCDKTHELRVTPGKFSRKSWKFGCGELFKSSCIILKVIKGSPAEKAGILSGDVIVQCGKKEVQSFLEFYDIIWEKVRETVEVGVIRESSAAHLILKVFVDETSSDEVNSWPVPKTYEASVKRIQHR; encoded by the exons ATGGAGATTGATAGCGTTAACCCGTGGAAACGTAAATCTCGGG GTGCATTGAAAGCTTCTGATATGGATATTGATACCAAACGAGCTGCATTGAAAGCTTCTCCTTCTGTTGTCAGTGTTGTATCCTATAAAG GTGGGAAGATGATGTTGCCTGGTTCTGGGACTATCATAGATTGTGAGGAAGTCAATGGAACGTATACGAGTACGATTTTGACTTCTACTGCACTCCTTAGGTCATCTCCTGAATCAAATACTTTACAAGATGACATGAAG GTTAATGTGTATCTAGCGGATGGTAAGTCATTTGAGGGTCATGTGTCCGCTCATGATTTTTATCTTAACATTGCGACTATCTCCATTACATCTGATGTAGCATTGCCTACTGCCTCTCTTAGACTTTTGGATgattctctctctttatatcCAAGTGATTGTAATTCAAACTACTTCAAACTTGGTCCTGGAGACATAGTGGTTGCCATTGGCCGCTCCTGCGATAAGACCCATGAGCTCAGGGTCACTCCAGGAAAATTCAG TCGTAAATCTTGGAAGTTTGGTTGTGGAGAGCTTTTCAAGTCGTCTTGcattattttgaaa GTTATAAAGGGGTCCCCTGCTGAAAAAGCTGGAATACTCTCTGGTGATGTTATTGTTCAATGTGGGAAAAAGGAGGTTCAAAGTTTTCTGGAG TTCTATGATATAATTTGGGAAAAGGTTCGGGAAACTGTGGAGGTGGGTGTGATAAGAGAATCAAGTGCTGCCCATTTGATTCTAAAAGTGTTTGTTGATGAGACCAGCTCAGATGAAGTAAATAG TTGGCCGGTCCCCAAAACATATGAGGCTTCGGTGAAAAGAATTCAACACAGGTAA
- the LOC131301964 gene encoding putative protease Do-like 14 isoform X1 has product MEIDSVNPWKRKSRGALKASDMDIDTKRAALKASPSVVSVVSYKGGKMMLPGSGTIIDCEEVNGTYTSTILTSTALLRSSPESNTLQDDMKVNVYLADGKSFEGHVSAHDFYLNIATISITSDVALPTASLRLLDDSLSLYPSDCNSNYFKLGPGDIVVAIGRSCDKTHELRVTPGKFSRKSWKFGCGELFKSSCIILKSGFGGPLINRYGEVIGVNFYDEICTPFLPVNIVSKFLRRFRENRESLQPCLGMELTNLYAASIGKLEKVISKFSTSKGVLVDEVIKGSPAEKAGILSGDVIVQCGKKEVQSFLEFYDIIWEKVRETVEVGVIRESSAAHLILKVFVDETSSDEVNSWPVPKTYEASVKRIQHR; this is encoded by the exons ATGGAGATTGATAGCGTTAACCCGTGGAAACGTAAATCTCGGG GTGCATTGAAAGCTTCTGATATGGATATTGATACCAAACGAGCTGCATTGAAAGCTTCTCCTTCTGTTGTCAGTGTTGTATCCTATAAAG GTGGGAAGATGATGTTGCCTGGTTCTGGGACTATCATAGATTGTGAGGAAGTCAATGGAACGTATACGAGTACGATTTTGACTTCTACTGCACTCCTTAGGTCATCTCCTGAATCAAATACTTTACAAGATGACATGAAG GTTAATGTGTATCTAGCGGATGGTAAGTCATTTGAGGGTCATGTGTCCGCTCATGATTTTTATCTTAACATTGCGACTATCTCCATTACATCTGATGTAGCATTGCCTACTGCCTCTCTTAGACTTTTGGATgattctctctctttatatcCAAGTGATTGTAATTCAAACTACTTCAAACTTGGTCCTGGAGACATAGTGGTTGCCATTGGCCGCTCCTGCGATAAGACCCATGAGCTCAGGGTCACTCCAGGAAAATTCAG TCGTAAATCTTGGAAGTTTGGTTGTGGAGAGCTTTTCAAGTCGTCTTGcattattttgaaa AGTGGTTTCGGGGGGCCCCTTATAAATCGTTATGGAGAAGTAATCGGAGTCAATTTTTATGACGAGATCTGTACCCCTTTTCTTCCAGTCAACATAGTTTCCAAATTCTTGAGGCGATTTAGAGAAAATCG GGAATCCCTTCAACCCTGTCTTGGCATGGAATTGACTAATCTTTATGCGGCAAGTATAGGCAAGTTGGAAAAAGTTATCTCAAAGTTCAGTACCTCCAAAGGCGTACTTGTGGATGAG GTTATAAAGGGGTCCCCTGCTGAAAAAGCTGGAATACTCTCTGGTGATGTTATTGTTCAATGTGGGAAAAAGGAGGTTCAAAGTTTTCTGGAG TTCTATGATATAATTTGGGAAAAGGTTCGGGAAACTGTGGAGGTGGGTGTGATAAGAGAATCAAGTGCTGCCCATTTGATTCTAAAAGTGTTTGTTGATGAGACCAGCTCAGATGAAGTAAATAG TTGGCCGGTCCCCAAAACATATGAGGCTTCGGTGAAAAGAATTCAACACAGGTAA